The following coding sequences lie in one Nocardioides sambongensis genomic window:
- a CDS encoding Zn-ribbon domain-containing OB-fold protein, with protein sequence MTATPAVDGWFTTGEEPTLLASRCTDCANLVFPPVSSDAASFCRNPACSGTENETVPLSRRGVVWSYTDAQYQPPAPFVPATDPFQPFALAAVELPEGLVVLGQVADGFGVADLKVGDEVEVVVETLNTDETGERSIWRWKPVSDEQAEVA encoded by the coding sequence ATGACCGCCACGCCCGCCGTCGACGGCTGGTTCACCACGGGGGAGGAGCCCACGCTCCTCGCGTCCCGCTGCACCGACTGCGCCAACCTGGTGTTTCCGCCGGTGTCCTCCGACGCCGCGAGCTTCTGCCGGAACCCGGCCTGCTCGGGGACCGAGAACGAGACCGTCCCGCTCTCCCGCCGGGGCGTGGTGTGGTCCTACACCGACGCCCAGTACCAGCCGCCGGCGCCGTTCGTCCCGGCCACCGATCCGTTCCAGCCCTTCGCGCTGGCCGCGGTCGAGCTGCCCGAGGGCCTCGTCGTCCTCGGCCAGGTCGCCGACGGCTTCGGCGTGGCCGACCTGAAGGTCGGCGACGAGGTCGAGGTGGTCGTGGAGACCCTGAACACCGACGAGACCGGCGAGCGCAGCATCTGGCGCTGGAAGCCGGTCTCGGACGAGCAGGCGGAGGTGGCCTGA
- a CDS encoding GAF domain-containing sensor histidine kinase, producing MPTDPSRPAPLPASTGALLDAILAISADLDLPSVLERIIRSAAELTGARYGALGVLDAPRPEEGLIEFVTTGLTPEEAARIGELPRGRGILGHLIRHPTALRLPDLSRHPDSVGFPPGHPPMTSFLGVPVRVRGSVFGNLYLTEKAGGRAFDADDETLVTALADVAGFVIEHAHAYGRSEQRRRWLEASARVTAVVDPDGTTSAAVQEIAAAAQAGARARAAALRPAPAGAPAPAPTAAVPTVAAPEADRAWVERLLGVVPPVPDADGTELVEHEVQGHLVVQLALRPHLADGGTLVVIDPQIEPGDHEWRDLLLSFADHAALTLDRLRALADRAELAVLSDRERIARDLHDLVIQRLFATGLQLQGTAIAAPTQVAAQLEQAVDALDQTIRDIRGTIFELRRPPAQSLQAAVRALVRELEPTLGLVPELTVSGPVDTLVEDDLAEPVLAVLREALTNVARHAGATRVRVSVDVDADRLVAQVTDDGVGLPPGPRCESGLANARRRADALAGACTVGPADGGGTVLRWWVPLR from the coding sequence GTGCCCACCGACCCGAGCCGACCGGCGCCACTGCCGGCCTCCACCGGCGCACTGCTGGACGCGATCCTGGCGATCTCGGCGGATCTCGACCTGCCCTCGGTGCTGGAGCGGATCATCCGCTCCGCGGCCGAGCTCACCGGCGCCAGGTACGGCGCGCTCGGGGTCCTCGACGCGCCCCGGCCCGAGGAGGGGCTGATCGAGTTCGTCACCACCGGCCTGACCCCCGAGGAGGCCGCCCGGATCGGCGAGCTGCCGCGTGGTCGCGGGATCCTCGGCCACCTGATCCGGCACCCGACCGCCCTCCGGCTGCCCGACCTCTCCCGGCACCCGGACTCGGTCGGGTTCCCGCCCGGCCATCCGCCGATGACCAGCTTCCTCGGAGTGCCGGTGCGGGTCCGCGGGTCCGTCTTCGGCAACCTCTACCTGACCGAGAAGGCCGGCGGCCGGGCGTTCGACGCCGACGACGAGACCCTGGTGACCGCCCTGGCCGACGTCGCCGGTTTCGTGATCGAGCACGCGCACGCCTACGGACGCAGCGAGCAGCGCCGCCGCTGGCTGGAGGCATCGGCCCGGGTCACCGCGGTGGTCGACCCGGACGGTACGACGAGCGCCGCCGTGCAGGAGATCGCCGCCGCCGCGCAGGCCGGCGCACGCGCCCGGGCCGCCGCGCTCCGCCCCGCCCCGGCGGGCGCACCCGCACCGGCACCGACGGCGGCCGTCCCCACCGTGGCCGCCCCCGAGGCCGACCGCGCGTGGGTGGAGCGCCTGCTGGGCGTCGTACCACCGGTGCCGGATGCGGACGGGACCGAGCTGGTCGAGCACGAGGTGCAGGGACACCTCGTGGTGCAGCTGGCGCTGCGACCGCACCTGGCCGACGGCGGCACGCTCGTGGTGATCGACCCGCAGATCGAGCCGGGCGACCACGAGTGGCGCGACCTGCTGCTCTCCTTCGCCGACCACGCCGCCCTGACCCTGGACCGGCTGCGCGCGCTCGCCGACCGCGCCGAGCTGGCCGTGCTCTCGGACCGGGAGCGGATCGCGCGCGACCTGCACGACCTGGTGATCCAACGGCTCTTCGCGACCGGACTGCAGCTGCAGGGCACCGCGATCGCCGCGCCGACGCAGGTGGCGGCCCAGCTGGAGCAGGCGGTCGATGCCCTGGACCAGACCATCCGCGACATCCGCGGCACCATCTTCGAGCTGCGGCGCCCGCCCGCACAGTCCCTGCAGGCGGCCGTCCGGGCGCTGGTGCGCGAGCTCGAGCCGACCCTGGGCCTGGTGCCCGAGCTCACCGTGAGCGGGCCGGTCGACACCCTGGTCGAGGACGACCTCGCCGAGCCGGTGCTCGCGGTGTTGCGCGAGGCGCTGACCAACGTGGCCCGGCACGCCGGGGCGACCCGGGTGCGGGTCTCGGTCGACGTGGATGCCGACCGGCTGGTGGCGCAGGTGACGGACGACGGGGTCGGGCTCCCCCCGGGACCCCGGTGCGAGAGCGGGCTGGCCAATGCCCGCAGACGGGCCGACGCGCTGGCCGGTGCCTGCACCGTCGGCCCGGCCGACGGCGGCGGCACCGTGCTGCGCTGGTGGGTGCCGCTGCGGTGA
- a CDS encoding DUF1206 domain-containing protein has product MGVSEEAGRLGRQADRSDWTDRAARAGLVAYGVVHLVIGVLAVQLAFGDRSGSSDATGALQALAEQPFGKLILWIVVVGLFLLVLWQALEAAVGFRDEDGLERVRHRVAAAGKALVYGFLGVTGVQIASGSGGGGGGGTDSMTAKLMDAPGGQLMVGAVGVAIIGFGGYLVWRGWSDKVPEDLSASGTRTAGRIAVGLGRVGHTAKGVAFGIVGVLFVNAAVQHQPKESGGLDQALREVLDQPFGPALLCLIAAGIGSYGLFALAQARYFTR; this is encoded by the coding sequence ATGGGCGTTTCCGAGGAGGCCGGGCGACTCGGCCGGCAGGCAGACCGCAGCGACTGGACCGATCGCGCCGCCCGGGCGGGGCTGGTCGCCTACGGCGTCGTCCACCTGGTGATCGGCGTGCTGGCGGTGCAGCTGGCGTTCGGCGACCGCTCCGGCTCCTCCGACGCCACCGGCGCGTTGCAGGCGCTGGCCGAGCAGCCCTTCGGGAAGCTGATCCTGTGGATCGTCGTCGTCGGGCTGTTCCTGCTCGTGCTCTGGCAGGCGCTGGAGGCCGCTGTCGGCTTCCGCGACGAGGACGGCCTGGAGCGCGTCCGGCACCGCGTGGCGGCCGCGGGGAAGGCGCTGGTCTACGGGTTCCTCGGCGTCACCGGGGTGCAGATCGCGTCCGGCTCCGGAGGGGGTGGTGGCGGCGGCACCGACTCGATGACCGCGAAGCTGATGGACGCCCCCGGCGGCCAGCTGATGGTCGGGGCGGTCGGCGTCGCGATCATCGGGTTCGGCGGCTACCTGGTCTGGCGGGGATGGTCCGACAAGGTGCCCGAGGACCTCTCCGCGTCCGGCACCCGCACCGCGGGGCGGATCGCGGTCGGCCTGGGCCGGGTCGGCCACACCGCCAAGGGTGTCGCCTTCGGGATCGTCGGGGTGCTCTTCGTCAACGCGGCGGTGCAGCACCAGCCGAAGGAGTCCGGCGGACTGGACCAGGCGCTGCGCGAGGTGCTCGACCAGCCGTTCGGCCCGGCCCTGCTGTGCCTGATCGCCGCCGGGATCGGCTCCTACGGTCTCTTCGCGCTGGCCCAGGCGCGCTACTTCACGCGGTAG
- a CDS encoding lipid-transfer protein, translated as MSNAIAVAGAGMHPWGKWGRNFVEYGVHAARAALSDAGVAWSDVDFVVGGETVRNGYAGYVAGSTFAQALGWNGARIATSYAACATGAQAIDTARTRILAGLSDVALVVGADTTPKGFLAPNAGERWNDPDWLRFRLLGMTNPAYFALYARRRMDLYGATSEDFAQVKVKNARHGLENPNARFRKESSVEDVLASPVVSDPLHLLDICATSDGAAAVVLTSLDYAEKHGLVDPVRVEAVSTVTPTFPNTVIDMPLLSTDCSAVTGANDLTFKESIARAAYEEAGIGPTDVDVAEVYDLSTALELDWIEDLGLCGRGEAEALLRAGETTIGGRIPINPSGGLACFGEAVPAQAIAQVCELTWQLRGQATGRQVEGAKVGITANQGLFGHGSAVLLAR; from the coding sequence ATGAGCAACGCGATCGCCGTGGCCGGCGCGGGCATGCACCCGTGGGGCAAGTGGGGCCGCAACTTCGTCGAGTACGGCGTGCACGCCGCCCGCGCGGCGTTGAGCGATGCCGGCGTGGCCTGGTCCGACGTCGACTTCGTGGTCGGCGGGGAGACCGTCCGCAACGGCTACGCGGGCTACGTCGCGGGCTCGACCTTCGCGCAGGCACTGGGCTGGAACGGCGCGCGGATCGCGACGTCGTACGCGGCCTGCGCGACGGGTGCGCAGGCCATCGACACCGCCCGCACCCGGATCCTGGCCGGGCTGAGCGACGTCGCGCTGGTGGTCGGGGCGGACACCACGCCCAAGGGCTTCCTGGCGCCGAACGCCGGTGAGCGGTGGAACGACCCGGACTGGCTGCGGTTCCGGCTGCTCGGGATGACCAACCCGGCGTACTTCGCGCTCTACGCGCGCCGCCGGATGGACCTCTACGGCGCGACCAGCGAGGACTTCGCCCAGGTGAAGGTGAAGAACGCGCGCCACGGCCTGGAGAACCCGAACGCGCGCTTCCGCAAGGAGTCGTCGGTCGAGGACGTCCTCGCCTCGCCGGTGGTCTCCGACCCGCTGCACCTGCTCGACATCTGCGCTACCTCCGACGGCGCGGCCGCGGTGGTGCTGACCAGCCTGGACTACGCCGAGAAGCACGGTCTGGTGGACCCGGTGCGGGTGGAGGCGGTCTCCACCGTCACCCCGACGTTCCCGAACACGGTGATCGACATGCCGTTGCTGTCCACCGACTGCTCGGCGGTCACCGGCGCGAACGACCTCACCTTCAAGGAGTCGATCGCCCGGGCCGCCTACGAGGAGGCCGGGATCGGGCCGACGGACGTGGACGTGGCGGAGGTCTACGACCTCTCCACCGCCCTCGAGCTGGACTGGATCGAGGATCTCGGGCTGTGCGGGCGCGGCGAGGCCGAGGCTCTGCTGCGCGCCGGCGAGACCACCATCGGTGGCCGGATCCCGATCAACCCCTCGGGTGGCCTGGCCTGCTTCGGCGAAGCGGTGCCCGCCCAGGCGATCGCGCAGGTCTGCGAGCTCACCTGGCAGCTGCGCGGGCAGGCGACGGGCCGTCAGGTGGAGGGGGCCAAGGTCGGCATCACCGCCAACCAGGGCCTCTTCGGGCACGGCTCGGCCGTGCTCCTGGCGCGCTGA
- a CDS encoding cytochrome ubiquinol oxidase subunit I, with the protein MDPLDIARWQFAITTVYHFLFVPITIGLSAMVAAYETAWLRTRKQEYLRLTKFFGKLFLINFAIGVVTGIVQEFQFGMNWSDYSRFVGDVFGAPLAIEGLLAFFLESTFLGLWIFGWDRLPGKLHAACMWIVHIGTLMSAYFILAANSWMQHPVGYAFNPETGRAELTDIVAVLTNKVQMVTFPHTLFAAYMTAGAFVVAVAFWQLIRKRGAEAPATLDEDGPMYRKALRSGAWVVLIAGLGVAVSGDFQGKVMTEVQPMKMAAAEALYETEQPASFSWLTVGTPDGSEEKWAITSPHLLSFLATGTWDGEVEGINDLREQYMETYGQDPGATYYSPGDYTPYIPLTYWTFRWMIGLGVAGALGAAAILWVTRKGRTPKGRFWLPVAVALPLMPLFANSMGWIFTETGRQPWAVFGLMTTEHAVSPGTTTAEVLTSLIVFTLLYGALAVVELKLLFTYIRKGAEPFAEPERRDDDSDPDRPLAFAY; encoded by the coding sequence GTGGATCCCTTGGACATCGCACGTTGGCAGTTCGCGATCACGACCGTCTACCACTTCCTCTTCGTCCCGATCACGATCGGGCTCTCGGCGATGGTGGCGGCCTACGAGACGGCATGGCTCCGCACGCGCAAGCAGGAGTACCTCCGCCTGACCAAGTTCTTCGGCAAGCTGTTCCTGATCAACTTCGCGATCGGCGTGGTGACCGGGATCGTGCAGGAGTTCCAGTTCGGGATGAACTGGAGCGACTACTCCCGCTTCGTCGGTGACGTCTTCGGGGCACCGCTGGCCATCGAGGGCCTGCTCGCCTTCTTCCTGGAGTCCACCTTCCTGGGCCTGTGGATCTTCGGGTGGGACCGGCTCCCCGGCAAGCTCCACGCCGCCTGCATGTGGATCGTCCACATCGGCACGCTGATGTCGGCGTACTTCATCCTGGCGGCCAACTCCTGGATGCAGCACCCGGTCGGCTACGCGTTCAACCCCGAGACCGGGCGCGCCGAGCTGACCGACATCGTCGCCGTGCTCACCAACAAGGTGCAGATGGTGACCTTCCCGCACACCCTCTTCGCCGCCTACATGACCGCCGGGGCGTTCGTGGTCGCGGTCGCCTTCTGGCAGCTGATCCGCAAGCGCGGTGCCGAGGCCCCGGCCACCCTCGACGAGGACGGCCCGATGTATCGCAAGGCGCTGCGCAGCGGTGCCTGGGTGGTGCTGATCGCCGGGCTGGGCGTCGCGGTCAGCGGCGACTTCCAGGGCAAGGTGATGACCGAGGTGCAGCCGATGAAGATGGCGGCCGCCGAGGCGCTCTACGAGACCGAGCAGCCGGCCTCGTTCTCCTGGCTGACCGTCGGTACGCCGGACGGCAGCGAGGAGAAGTGGGCGATCACCTCGCCGCACCTGCTCTCCTTCCTGGCCACCGGCACCTGGGACGGCGAGGTCGAGGGGATCAACGACCTGCGCGAGCAGTACATGGAGACCTACGGGCAGGATCCCGGGGCCACCTACTACTCGCCGGGTGACTACACCCCCTACATCCCGCTGACCTACTGGACGTTCCGCTGGATGATCGGCCTCGGCGTCGCCGGAGCCCTCGGTGCGGCGGCGATCCTCTGGGTGACCCGCAAGGGCCGGACCCCGAAGGGCAGGTTCTGGCTGCCGGTGGCGGTCGCGCTCCCGCTGATGCCGCTCTTCGCCAACTCGATGGGCTGGATCTTCACCGAGACCGGGCGCCAGCCGTGGGCGGTGTTCGGCCTGATGACCACCGAGCACGCCGTCTCGCCGGGCACCACGACCGCCGAGGTGCTCACCTCGCTGATCGTCTTCACCCTGCTCTACGGCGCCCTCGCGGTCGTCGAGCTGAAGCTGCTGTTCACCTACATCCGCAAGGGCGCGGAGCCGTTCGCCGAACCCGAACGACGCGACGACGACAGTGATCCCGACCGGCCGCTGGCCTTCGCCTACTGA
- the cydB gene encoding cytochrome d ubiquinol oxidase subunit II yields MELTTVWFIVIAFFWIGYFCLEGFDFGVGMLLPVLGGKSSEAPERRVMINTIGPIWDGNEVWLLVAGGATFAAFPEWYATLFSGFYLPLLLILVALIVRGLAFEYRAKRDDPTWRKRWDIAIFFGSVVPAFLWGVAFANIVHGVKIDADLEYVGGFWELLNPYALLGGLTTLSLFLVHGALFVGLKTDGPIRLEARRLALRLGAVAAVLAVAFLVWTQVDSGSAGSAVLFVLAALALVGGLLAAAQGREGWGFLGTFLAIGMAVAGLFVALFPDVMPTTLADGTSLTTTNAAATAYTLKIMTWVAVVFTPLVLLYQGWTYWVFRKRIAVHHIPQATLAAGPADG; encoded by the coding sequence ATGGAACTCACCACTGTCTGGTTCATCGTCATCGCCTTCTTCTGGATCGGCTACTTCTGCCTGGAGGGCTTCGACTTCGGCGTCGGCATGCTGCTGCCGGTGCTCGGCGGCAAGAGCTCGGAAGCGCCCGAGCGCCGGGTCATGATCAACACCATCGGCCCGATCTGGGACGGCAACGAGGTCTGGCTGCTGGTCGCCGGCGGCGCGACCTTCGCGGCCTTCCCGGAGTGGTACGCCACGCTCTTCAGCGGCTTCTACCTGCCGCTGCTGCTCATCCTGGTGGCCCTGATCGTGCGCGGCCTGGCCTTCGAGTACCGCGCCAAGCGCGACGACCCGACCTGGCGCAAGCGCTGGGACATCGCGATCTTCTTCGGCTCCGTGGTCCCTGCGTTCCTGTGGGGCGTGGCCTTCGCCAACATCGTGCACGGCGTGAAGATCGACGCGGACCTGGAGTACGTCGGCGGCTTCTGGGAGCTGCTGAACCCCTACGCGCTGCTCGGCGGACTGACCACGCTCAGCCTCTTCCTGGTGCACGGCGCGCTGTTCGTGGGCCTCAAGACCGACGGACCGATCCGGCTCGAGGCGCGACGCCTGGCGTTGCGCCTGGGTGCGGTGGCCGCGGTGCTGGCCGTCGCGTTCCTGGTCTGGACCCAGGTGGACAGCGGCAGCGCCGGATCGGCGGTGCTCTTCGTGCTGGCCGCCCTGGCGCTGGTGGGCGGACTGCTCGCCGCGGCGCAGGGCAGGGAGGGCTGGGGCTTCCTGGGCACCTTCCTGGCGATCGGGATGGCCGTCGCGGGCCTCTTCGTGGCGCTCTTCCCGGACGTGATGCCGACGACGCTGGCCGACGGCACCTCGCTGACCACCACCAACGCCGCGGCGACCGCCTACACGCTGAAGATCATGACCTGGGTCGCGGTGGTCTTCACGCCGCTGGTGCTGCTGTACCAGGGCTGGACCTACTGGGTCTTCCGCAAGCGGATCGCGGTGCACCACATCCCGCAGGCCACCCTGGCCGCCGGCCCGGCCGACGGCTGA
- a CDS encoding response regulator produces MSTPITVFLLDDHEVVRQGLRFLLEAGGDIEVVGEAGTAAEARARIPALRPDVAVLDGRLPDGSGVEVCRAVRAVDPGIQALILTSYDDDEALFAAIMAGAAGYVLKEIKGNDLVNAIRQVAAGHSLIDPALTARVLDRVRNPTSRAPELAALTEQELTLLGLIAEGLTNRQIGERMFLAEKTVKNYVSVLLAKLGLERRTQAAVLATRLLGPGH; encoded by the coding sequence ATGAGCACGCCGATCACGGTCTTCCTGCTCGACGACCACGAGGTGGTCCGCCAGGGACTCCGGTTCCTGCTCGAGGCGGGCGGCGACATCGAGGTGGTGGGGGAGGCCGGCACCGCGGCCGAGGCACGCGCCCGGATCCCGGCGCTGCGGCCGGACGTGGCGGTGCTCGACGGTCGGCTCCCGGACGGCTCGGGCGTGGAGGTCTGCCGCGCGGTGCGCGCGGTCGATCCGGGGATCCAGGCGCTCATCCTGACCTCCTACGACGACGACGAGGCGCTCTTCGCCGCGATCATGGCCGGCGCCGCGGGCTACGTGCTCAAGGAGATCAAGGGCAACGACCTGGTGAACGCGATCCGCCAGGTCGCCGCCGGTCATTCCCTGATCGACCCGGCGCTGACCGCCCGGGTGCTCGACCGGGTGCGCAACCCGACGAGCCGCGCCCCCGAGCTCGCCGCCCTGACCGAGCAGGAGCTGACCCTGCTCGGCCTGATCGCCGAGGGCCTGACCAACCGGCAGATCGGGGAGCGGATGTTCCTGGCGGAGAAGACCGTCAAGAACTACGTCTCGGTGCTGCTGGCCAAGCTCGGGCTGGAGCGGCGCACCCAGGCCGCGGTGCTCGCCACCAGGCTGCTCGGCCCCGGCCACTGA
- a CDS encoding ABC transporter transmembrane domain-containing protein, with the protein MADSTRSSSGAVRPTDPRVLRQLRSARGALVALLGSAVVSGVLVIVQAWVITGLIVAALDDATATGTVGGWALAVVALLALRAGAGALTDTAAARAAAAVSGDLRRRGGSALARLRAHGADVGSTGAAATLLGRGVAAAEPYLTRYLPALVLAGVVPALTVVAIATQDLLSALIVVLTLPLVPVFAALVGLATRDRAAAQWRAMESLSGHFVDVVRGLPTLVGFRRARAQSPRIGALTDRYRVASLGTLRTAFASSAVLELVATLSVALVAVTVGVRLAGGGLELSTALVVLLLAPEAYWPLRRVGAEFHASAEGAETFAAIGDLEERAAAVTGTGGAVGDRGIPPPRWRSTGCPCCARDGPWPRSTACTRWCRPAGSPPWWVRRGAASRPCSP; encoded by the coding sequence GTGGCCGACAGCACGAGGTCGTCCAGCGGCGCCGTGCGTCCCACCGACCCGCGGGTGCTGCGCCAGCTGCGCAGCGCCCGCGGGGCGCTGGTCGCGCTGCTCGGGTCGGCGGTGGTCTCCGGGGTCCTGGTCATCGTCCAGGCCTGGGTGATCACCGGCCTGATCGTCGCTGCCCTCGACGACGCGACCGCGACCGGGACCGTCGGCGGCTGGGCGCTGGCGGTGGTGGCGCTGCTGGCCCTGCGGGCCGGTGCCGGAGCACTGACCGACACCGCTGCGGCCCGTGCGGCCGCCGCCGTCTCCGGTGACCTGCGCCGCCGCGGCGGGTCGGCGCTGGCCAGGCTGCGCGCGCACGGCGCCGACGTCGGCAGCACCGGTGCCGCCGCGACCCTGCTCGGCCGCGGCGTGGCCGCCGCCGAGCCCTACCTCACCCGCTACCTCCCGGCGCTGGTGCTGGCCGGGGTGGTGCCGGCCCTCACCGTGGTCGCGATCGCCACCCAGGACCTGCTCAGCGCGTTGATCGTGGTGCTCACCCTGCCGCTGGTCCCGGTCTTCGCGGCCCTGGTCGGACTGGCCACCCGGGACCGTGCCGCAGCGCAGTGGCGCGCGATGGAGTCGCTGTCGGGGCACTTCGTGGACGTCGTACGGGGTCTGCCGACGCTGGTCGGCTTCCGCCGCGCCCGCGCCCAGTCGCCCAGGATCGGCGCCCTGACCGACCGCTACCGGGTGGCCTCGCTGGGCACCTTGCGCACCGCCTTCGCCTCCTCGGCGGTGCTCGAGCTGGTCGCCACGCTGTCGGTGGCGCTGGTCGCCGTCACCGTCGGCGTCCGGCTCGCCGGTGGCGGGTTGGAACTCTCCACGGCTCTGGTGGTGCTGCTGCTCGCCCCGGAGGCCTACTGGCCGCTGCGCCGGGTCGGCGCCGAGTTCCACGCCAGCGCCGAGGGTGCCGAGACGTTCGCGGCGATCGGCGACCTGGAGGAGCGGGCGGCAGCGGTGACCGGCACCGGCGGTGCCGTCGGGGATCGGGGGATCCCACCGCCCCGCTGGCGGTCGACGGGGTGTCCGTGCTGCGCCCGGGACGGTCCGTGGCCGCGCTCGACGGCGTGCACGCGGTGGTGCCGGCCCGCGGGCTCACCGCCCTGGTGGGTCCGTCGGGGTGCGGCAAGTCGACCCTGCTCACCGTGA
- a CDS encoding esterase/lipase family protein, which yields MRPVIAWPLAVLASLAVLLSLAPASPAAAGETVLPELPTAPEGDVAGVNDWTCAPTARRPTPVVLVHGTFGDRRHLLEPLSAALLAKGFCVFSLDYGNRGTDDVVASARQLKRYVARVRRATGAAKVSLVGHSQGGMMPRYYLKFLGGTRYVDDLVGIAPSNHGTALLAPTQALTDRLIGLICVSCQQQTAGSAFLERLNAGDETPGRVSYTQITTRYDEVVVPHTSGYLKPGPRTTNVTIQDKCPAAFSEHLLIPTDRVTIALTLGALTRRGPAAKAFRPAC from the coding sequence ATGCGCCCCGTGATCGCCTGGCCGCTCGCCGTCCTCGCCTCGCTCGCCGTCCTGCTCTCCCTGGCCCCGGCGTCGCCGGCGGCGGCCGGTGAGACCGTCCTGCCCGAGCTGCCGACGGCCCCCGAGGGTGACGTCGCCGGCGTCAACGACTGGACGTGCGCCCCGACCGCCCGGCGCCCGACGCCGGTGGTGCTGGTGCACGGCACGTTCGGCGACCGGCGGCACCTGCTGGAGCCGTTGTCGGCCGCCCTGCTGGCGAAGGGCTTCTGCGTCTTCTCGCTCGACTACGGCAACCGGGGCACCGACGACGTGGTCGCCTCCGCCCGCCAGCTGAAGCGGTACGTCGCCCGCGTCCGCCGGGCAACCGGGGCCGCGAAGGTCTCCTTGGTCGGCCACTCCCAGGGCGGGATGATGCCGCGCTACTACCTGAAGTTCCTCGGCGGCACCCGGTACGTCGACGACCTGGTCGGCATCGCCCCGTCCAACCACGGCACCGCACTGCTCGCGCCGACCCAGGCGCTCACCGACCGGCTGATCGGCCTGATCTGCGTCTCCTGCCAGCAGCAGACGGCGGGCTCGGCGTTCCTGGAGCGGCTCAACGCCGGGGACGAGACGCCCGGGCGGGTCAGCTACACCCAGATCACCACGCGCTACGACGAGGTCGTCGTTCCGCACACCTCCGGCTATCTGAAGCCCGGCCCGCGGACCACCAACGTCACCATCCAGGACAAGTGCCCCGCGGCGTTCTCCGAGCACCTGCTGATCCCGACCGACCGGGTGACGATCGCCCTCACCCTCGGCGCGCTGACCCGACGCGGACCGGCGGCGAAGGCGTTCCGGCCGGCCTGCTGA